One Mucilaginibacter ginkgonis genomic region harbors:
- a CDS encoding type III pantothenate kinase: protein MANLVVDIGNTQTKLAIFNGEKMLSFDHVAEADESLIAALIGKHKVDKVIISSVKENKPAYIQQLDIPVTCFTNQTKTAVNNHYQSANTLGADRWAAVAGAVTVNPGKDTLVIDAGTCITYDMVDAGHNYYGGSISPGLEMRYKAVNHYTAALPLLNADNKFEGSFGTDTASAIRSGIQNGIKYEAEGFISGYREQYPELNIILTGGDGIFLDTLLKNSIFAPYIKNDPYLVLKGLNAVIQVQND, encoded by the coding sequence ATGGCCAACCTGGTTGTAGATATCGGCAATACGCAAACTAAGTTGGCAATATTCAACGGCGAGAAAATGCTATCGTTCGATCATGTTGCCGAAGCGGATGAAAGTTTGATTGCTGCACTGATCGGTAAGCACAAGGTTGATAAAGTTATCATCTCATCGGTTAAAGAAAACAAACCGGCATATATACAACAACTTGACATTCCGGTCACCTGTTTCACTAATCAGACCAAAACGGCGGTGAATAATCACTATCAAAGTGCGAACACGCTAGGCGCCGACAGGTGGGCAGCAGTAGCCGGGGCGGTAACGGTTAATCCGGGTAAGGATACTTTGGTAATAGACGCGGGCACTTGTATTACATATGATATGGTTGATGCCGGACATAATTATTATGGCGGCAGCATATCGCCGGGCCTTGAAATGCGTTATAAAGCCGTTAACCATTATACGGCGGCATTACCGTTGCTTAATGCTGATAATAAATTCGAAGGAAGCTTTGGTACAGATACGGCATCGGCTATACGTTCGGGCATACAAAACGGAATTAAATATGAAGCCGAAGGTTTCATTAGCGGTTATCGTGAGCAATATCCCGAACTTAACATCATACTAACAGGCGGCGACGGTATTTTTTTGGATACTCTTTTGAAAAATAGCATCTTTGCCCCCTATATAAAAAATGACCCTTACCTTGTTTTAAAGGGTTTAAATGCAGTTATACAAGTCCAGAATGATTAA
- the purQ gene encoding phosphoribosylformylglycinamidine synthase subunit PurQ, with product MKFGVVIFPGSNCDEDIIYVLEHVLGQQVVRLWHKDHDLQGADFIILPGGFSFGDYLRSGAIARFSPIMQEVIKFAGQGGYVMGICNGFQILVEAHLLPGVLLHNKNRKFICRNTYIKAETTNSLLTSQADLQQPLKIPVAHGEGNYFADADTLSSMADNDQVLFRYCDETGNVCEESNLNGSINNIAGVCNLERNVFGLMPHPERAADTLVANQDGLIIFESILSLAKA from the coding sequence ATGAAATTTGGCGTTGTTATATTCCCCGGGTCAAACTGCGATGAAGATATCATCTATGTTTTAGAGCATGTTTTAGGTCAGCAGGTGGTGCGTTTATGGCACAAAGATCATGACTTGCAGGGCGCCGATTTCATCATCCTTCCGGGTGGGTTCTCTTTTGGCGATTATCTGCGTTCCGGTGCTATTGCCCGTTTTTCGCCCATTATGCAGGAGGTGATAAAGTTTGCCGGGCAAGGCGGATACGTAATGGGTATATGCAATGGCTTCCAGATATTGGTTGAGGCACATTTGTTACCGGGCGTGCTGCTGCATAACAAGAACCGCAAATTTATTTGCCGTAACACCTACATCAAGGCAGAGACCACTAATTCTTTATTAACCTCACAAGCAGACTTGCAGCAGCCTTTAAAAATTCCGGTTGCGCATGGCGAGGGTAATTATTTTGCCGATGCTGATACCCTTAGCAGTATGGCAGATAACGACCAGGTGTTGTTCCGCTATTGCGATGAGACTGGCAACGTGTGCGAAGAATCTAACTTAAATGGTTCAATCAATAACATTGCAGGTGTTTGTAATTTGGAACGTAATGTGTTTGGCTTGATGCCGCACCCCGAACGTGCTGCCGATACATTGGTGGCCAACCAGGACGGCCTAATCATATTTGAATCTATACTGTCGCTGGCTAAAGCCTGA